From one Lolium rigidum isolate FL_2022 chromosome 4, APGP_CSIRO_Lrig_0.1, whole genome shotgun sequence genomic stretch:
- the LOC124706840 gene encoding auxin-responsive protein IAA18-like, whose amino-acid sequence MEQGSKERGLPPQLLNLIPEERDWKKVREAGDHGSRSSRAGAIFDAAAKEDLKLELKLGLPGIQREQDGESCSALSLGCFPADSRLAKRGFFDTVEAKPEGYDQRHMDREGCANELTLGGAEMLSGERKKKGCCPPPPPSSHGSAAATPVRSSSSPQGRAAVLPVVGWPPVRSFRRNLTNGTSSKQSPERQNDEAADRMKLICKKRPLIKINMDGIPIGRKINLTAYDSYQKLSSAVEELFRGFLEAQKDLSCAESGERRAEEKIFSGLLDGTGEYALVYEDDEGDRMLVGDIPWSAFLSTAKRLRVMWRSELPQDLIGANSGRVADC is encoded by the exons ATGGAGCAAGGCTCTAAGGAGAGAGGCCTCCCTCCCCAACTGCTGAACCTCATCCCGGAAGAGAGGGACTGGAAGAAGGTCAGGGAAGCAGGAGATCATGGAAGCAGATCATCAAGAGCCGGAGCAATCTTCGATGCTGCCGCCAAGGAGGACTTAAAGCTGGAGCTCAAGCTTGGCCTCCCCGGCATCCAGCGTGAACAAGATGGAGAGAGCTGCTCAGCGCTCTCCCTTGGCTGCTTCCCTGCGGATTCAAGGCTGGCGAAGAGAGGATTCTTCGACACCGTTGAGGCCAAACCAGAAG GTTATGATCAGAGACACATGGACAGGGAAGGATGTGCGAATGAGTTAACATTAGGAGGAGCTGAAATGTTGTCCggtgagaggaagaagaaagggtgctgtcccccaccaccaccatcatcacatGGCTCAGCTGCCGCTACACCTgtgcgcagcagcagcagcccccAGGGGAG AGCTGCTGTTCTTCCAGTAGTCGGTTGGCCTCCAGTCCGATCCTTCAGGAGAAACCTCACGAATGGAACTTCATCCAAGCAATCCCCCGAGAGACAAAACGACGAAGCTGCCGACAGGATGAAGTTAATCTGCAAGAAGAGACCGCTCATCAAAATCAACATGGACGGGATACCTATTGGAAGGAAAATAAACCTTACAGCTTACGACAGCTACCAAAAGCTGTCATCTGCCGTCGAAGAATTGTTCCGTGGATTTCTTGAAG CCCAGAAGGATCTATCTTGTGCTGAAAGcggagagcgaagagcagaagaGAAAATATTTTCAGGCTTGCTTGATGGAACTGGCGAATACGCTCTAGTGTACGAGGATGATGAAGGAGACAGGATGCTAGTCGGCGACATACCATGGAG TGCGTTTCTTTCGACTGCGAAGAGACTGAGGGTGATGTGGAGGTCAGAGCTTCCCCAAGATCTG ATTGGAGCTAACTCAGGGAGGGTAGCAGATTGCTGA